One region of Deinococcus malanensis genomic DNA includes:
- a CDS encoding menaquinone biosynthetic enzyme MqnA/MqnD family protein, protein MTYRAGWIHYTNVAPILDSLVLPAGVTAVTGVPTQMNTALLSGEVDIANISAVEFIRNAQMLEALPDFSVAVLGPVYSVNLFHTRPLQKLRRIALTAQSAMSVALLEVLLRERGLCPTLERDEGEAEDLLSSGYDGVLRIGDSALREWYRVVGPLGDTQTMTTLPSTGRGITVTDLACEWFDLTGHPFTFAVWAYRKDNPPPPDLVQAMREARRDGLGHLAQVARRHAGALGLPPRVVQHYLWNFRYHLEAPDRLGLRKFAARAVPGHAPLCFGKRPG, encoded by the coding sequence ATGACCTACCGCGCCGGCTGGATTCATTACACGAACGTCGCCCCCATCCTGGACTCGCTGGTGCTTCCTGCCGGGGTCACCGCCGTCACGGGTGTTCCCACGCAGATGAACACGGCGCTGCTCTCGGGCGAGGTGGACATTGCCAACATCAGCGCGGTGGAATTTATCCGCAACGCGCAGATGCTCGAAGCCCTACCGGATTTCAGCGTGGCGGTGCTGGGGCCGGTCTACAGCGTCAACCTGTTTCACACCCGTCCCTTGCAGAAGTTGCGCCGGATTGCCCTGACCGCACAGTCGGCCATGAGCGTGGCCCTGCTGGAGGTGCTGCTGCGCGAGCGCGGCCTGTGCCCCACCCTGGAACGCGACGAAGGAGAAGCCGAGGACCTGCTGAGCAGCGGGTACGACGGTGTGCTGCGCATCGGTGACAGCGCCCTGCGCGAATGGTACCGGGTGGTCGGCCCACTGGGCGACACGCAGACCATGACCACGCTACCCAGCACCGGACGCGGCATCACGGTGACTGATCTGGCGTGCGAGTGGTTTGACCTGACCGGGCATCCCTTCACCTTTGCCGTATGGGCCTACCGCAAGGACAACCCACCGCCCCCCGACCTCGTGCAGGCGATGCGCGAGGCCAGACGCGATGGGCTGGGTCATCTGGCACAGGTAGCCCGGCGCCACGCAGGGGCACTGGGCCTTCCGCCGCGGGTGGTGCAGCACTACCTGTGGAATTTCCGCTACCACCTGGAGGCCCCCGACCGTCTGGGCCTGCGGAAATTTGCCGCCAGGGCCGTACCTGGGCACGCGCCGCTGTGCTTCGGAAAAAGACCGGGATAG
- a CDS encoding nuclear transport factor 2 family protein, whose amino-acid sequence MPPASGAPRSDLDEVLMLDDLWNSAYHHRDPQRMAGVLADDWMAFFPDGTVVFKADLLEGMMRNAPAALVFERHASRVYGDTAVTRGTLYADGERVQSFFRVFARRAGMWQAVSVQVVP is encoded by the coding sequence GTGCCGCCTGCGAGTGGGGCGCCCCGGAGCGATCTGGACGAAGTGCTGATGCTCGACGACCTGTGGAACTCGGCCTACCACCACCGCGACCCGCAGCGCATGGCCGGCGTGCTGGCCGACGACTGGATGGCCTTCTTTCCGGACGGCACGGTGGTGTTCAAGGCCGATCTGCTTGAAGGCATGATGCGCAATGCCCCGGCCGCCCTGGTGTTCGAGCGGCACGCCAGCCGGGTCTATGGTGATACCGCCGTCACCCGCGGCACCCTGTACGCCGACGGTGAGCGGGTTCAGAGCTTCTTCCGGGTGTTCGCGCGGCGTGCCGGCATGTGGCAGGCCGTCAGTGTGCAGGTCGTGCCTTGA
- the mqnE gene encoding aminofutalosine synthase MqnE → MKWLSDQSLRGVVDKVEAGERLSFDEGMQLYHTRDLNALMRLANHTKQRLHGDKVYFVHSMRLEFTNICYVGCTFCAFAAHKNEERAWDYDPDEVVAQVRRRYLPGITELHMSSGHHPNHKWDYYPAMVRKLREAFPELQVKAFTAAEIEHLSKISKKPTLEVLRELQAAGLAAMPGGGAEIFADRVRRQVARNKVKAEKWLQIHREAHSLGMRTNATMLYGHIETLEERLDHMHHLRELQTETGGFHAFIPLAFQPMGNTLAQNLGKTEYTTGLDDLRNLAVARIYLDNFPHIKGYWVMIGSELTQVSLDWGVSDIDGTIQEEHIAHAAGATSPMALSQAGMVRMIQHAGRTPVLRDAYYNELETFPRTGVEAAD, encoded by the coding sequence ATGAAGTGGCTGTCTGACCAGAGCCTGCGTGGCGTCGTGGACAAGGTGGAGGCCGGCGAACGCCTCTCCTTTGACGAGGGCATGCAGCTGTACCACACCCGCGACCTCAACGCCCTGATGCGCCTGGCCAACCACACCAAGCAGCGGCTGCACGGCGACAAGGTGTACTTCGTGCACTCCATGCGCCTGGAATTCACCAACATCTGCTACGTGGGCTGCACGTTCTGCGCCTTTGCGGCCCACAAGAACGAGGAGCGCGCCTGGGACTACGACCCGGACGAGGTGGTTGCGCAGGTCCGTCGCCGCTACCTGCCCGGCATCACCGAACTGCACATGAGCAGCGGGCACCACCCCAACCACAAGTGGGACTACTACCCGGCCATGGTGCGCAAGTTGCGCGAGGCCTTCCCGGAGTTGCAGGTCAAAGCGTTTACGGCCGCCGAGATCGAGCACCTCAGCAAGATCAGCAAGAAGCCCACGCTAGAGGTGCTGCGCGAACTGCAGGCGGCGGGGCTGGCCGCGATGCCGGGCGGCGGCGCCGAGATCTTCGCCGACCGGGTGCGCCGGCAGGTCGCCAGAAACAAGGTCAAAGCCGAGAAGTGGCTGCAGATTCACCGTGAGGCGCACTCGCTTGGCATGCGCACCAACGCCACGATGCTATACGGGCACATCGAGACGCTGGAAGAACGCCTGGACCATATGCACCACCTGCGCGAGCTGCAGACCGAGACCGGCGGCTTCCACGCCTTCATTCCGCTGGCTTTCCAGCCGATGGGCAACACCCTGGCCCAGAACCTCGGCAAGACCGAGTACACCACCGGCCTCGACGACCTGCGCAACCTCGCAGTGGCGCGCATCTACCTGGATAACTTCCCGCACATCAAGGGTTACTGGGTCATGATCGGCTCGGAACTGACGCAGGTCAGCCTGGACTGGGGCGTGTCGGACATCGACGGCACCATTCAGGAGGAGCACATCGCCCACGCCGCCGGAGCCACCAGTCCTATGGCCCTCTCGCAGGCGGGCATGGTCCGCATGATTCAGCATGCCGGGCGCACCCCGGTGCTGCGCGACGCCTACTACAACGAACTGGAAACCTTTCCCCGGACCGGCGTCGAGGCCGCCGACTGA
- a CDS encoding SMI1/KNR4 family protein has product MPADFPALLTELEDWLFLHAPAIHAQLKPGATGPDLSSLERQLGRKLPEAFRMLYQRHAYWGQAFGLDHVPLGHLAFEWQTWREIEQQWRERQWGLDEEHVSHPAGAIRTEYATPGWVSFLKDWSGNSVGIDLNPGPHGTPGQVITFGRDEDHKYVLADSLETFAEMYVARLRTGQVRVMQLSGYSEPTWSLQLADETGFSADWCRTLPDFYPGFGAAPARRSH; this is encoded by the coding sequence ATGCCCGCCGACTTCCCGGCCCTGCTTACGGAACTGGAGGACTGGCTGTTCCTGCACGCACCGGCCATTCATGCACAGCTGAAGCCGGGCGCCACTGGGCCCGATCTGAGCAGCCTGGAACGCCAGCTCGGCCGGAAGCTGCCGGAAGCGTTCCGCATGCTGTACCAGAGGCACGCGTACTGGGGACAGGCCTTCGGACTCGACCACGTGCCCCTGGGTCATCTGGCCTTTGAATGGCAGACCTGGCGTGAGATCGAGCAGCAGTGGCGTGAGAGGCAGTGGGGCCTGGACGAGGAACATGTCTCGCACCCGGCCGGCGCTATACGAACCGAGTACGCCACGCCCGGCTGGGTCAGCTTTCTGAAGGACTGGAGCGGAAACTCGGTGGGCATCGACCTGAATCCGGGTCCACACGGCACACCCGGTCAGGTCATCACGTTTGGCCGTGACGAGGACCACAAGTACGTGCTGGCCGACAGCCTGGAAACATTTGCGGAGATGTACGTGGCGCGCCTGCGAACAGGACAGGTACGGGTCATGCAGCTGTCCGGGTATTCGGAGCCGACCTGGAGTTTGCAGCTGGCCGACGAGACCGGGTTCAGCGCCGACTGGTGCCGCACGCTGCCGGATTTTTACCCCGGTTTTGGCGCAGCTCCTGCCCGGCGGTCCCACTGA
- a CDS encoding TldD/PmbA family protein: MTATVTEQLSIDQARSYLLERAQARGVQLEVYALRNTSTNIRAFDGEVSEFKLQARQGVGLRALQGGAWGYSFTENLAPAALDRALDMAVENAELVAPESGAGLVAWAEPPALDLYGEGLSGVKVEQKVKVALDLERTAREADPRVTSVPYGMYVDSDSETLVGNTEGLSRGFKALQAFHFVAPLVSENGQNKMQRDWQFTREFTELDPTRTALSAVEKAVALLGARPAPSGQFPAVFSGECLAELLDLFSPMFSGKMVEEGKSPLAGRLGELVASELVTLVDDATLARGMNSRAFDVEGCPSAPLTLVEAGRLTAFLHNAQTAARAGTHSTGHAARMGYQGVVGVGPSNLLLQAGKTPDSEVRAGLSGVLVTGVSGGHAGANPITGDFSLQAEGFWLEDGGVAHPLEVFTVAGNILEVLAGIEAVSDTVEWTSDAVGAPAVRIGRLAVGGN, encoded by the coding sequence ATGACCGCTACCGTCACCGAACAGCTCAGCATCGATCAGGCGCGCAGCTACCTGCTGGAACGGGCCCAGGCCCGGGGCGTGCAGCTGGAGGTCTACGCCCTGCGCAACACGTCTACCAATATCCGGGCCTTTGACGGCGAGGTCAGCGAGTTCAAGCTGCAGGCGCGCCAGGGTGTAGGCCTGCGGGCGCTGCAGGGGGGCGCCTGGGGCTACAGCTTCACCGAGAATCTGGCGCCGGCTGCACTGGACCGCGCGCTGGATATGGCGGTGGAAAATGCCGAACTGGTAGCGCCCGAGAGCGGCGCCGGGCTGGTCGCCTGGGCCGAGCCTCCCGCGCTGGACCTGTACGGCGAGGGCCTGAGCGGCGTAAAGGTTGAGCAGAAGGTCAAGGTCGCCCTGGATCTGGAGCGCACCGCCCGTGAGGCCGACCCGCGCGTGACCAGCGTGCCTTATGGCATGTACGTCGACAGTGACAGCGAGACGCTGGTCGGTAACACCGAAGGTCTGTCACGCGGCTTCAAGGCCCTGCAGGCCTTTCACTTCGTCGCCCCACTGGTCAGCGAGAATGGTCAGAACAAGATGCAGCGCGACTGGCAGTTCACCCGTGAATTCACCGAACTGGACCCCACCCGCACCGCCCTGAGTGCCGTGGAGAAGGCCGTGGCCCTGCTGGGTGCCCGGCCGGCGCCAAGCGGCCAGTTCCCCGCCGTCTTTTCCGGCGAGTGTCTGGCCGAATTGCTGGATCTGTTCTCTCCCATGTTCAGCGGCAAGATGGTCGAGGAAGGCAAGAGCCCTCTGGCCGGGCGCCTGGGCGAACTGGTTGCCAGTGAGCTGGTCACGCTGGTGGACGACGCCACGCTTGCCCGGGGCATGAACTCCCGGGCCTTTGACGTGGAGGGCTGCCCCAGCGCGCCTCTGACCCTGGTCGAGGCCGGACGGCTGACGGCTTTCCTGCACAATGCCCAGACGGCGGCGCGCGCCGGCACGCACAGCACCGGGCACGCCGCGCGCATGGGCTACCAGGGCGTGGTGGGCGTGGGTCCCAGCAACCTGCTGCTGCAGGCCGGCAAGACCCCGGACAGTGAGGTCCGTGCGGGCCTCAGCGGTGTGCTGGTCACCGGGGTGTCCGGCGGCCATGCCGGCGCCAACCCCATAACCGGCGACTTCAGCCTTCAGGCCGAGGGGTTCTGGCTGGAAGACGGCGGGGTCGCCCATCCGCTGGAGGTCTTCACGGTGGCCGGCAATATTCTGGAGGTTCTGGCCGGCATCGAGGCCGTCAGCGACACGGTGGAGTGGACCTCGGACGCTGTCGGCGCGCCCGCGGTGCGGATCGGTCGTCTAGCGGTGGGCGGGAACTGA
- a CDS encoding TldD/PmbA family protein translates to MMLDETLVSDVLTLARAGGADFAELFMEDTVNTTLRLHQGEVKDAGGGNLFGAGLRLLYGTRVVYAYTNDVTASGLRELASAVASARGSTGEVERSGAGGLDFRKVNVTPHYRAQQHPLTAAKREKLALMRRASGAAQVGDVKTVDVNYLDRVQRVLIANSEGLWAEDERVQSRLSVSAIAQDGTLRQSGFYGPGASQGLEFFDTVTPESIGAEAARIANAMLRAGYAPAGKLPVVIGNEFGGVIFHEACGHILETTAVEKNASVFADKFGQRIAQDCVSAVDDGTLPGSWGMVNVDDEGMPAQRTVLIEKGILKSFLVDRVGEMKTGYARTGSGRRQNYTFAPASRMRSTFIDNGDQTPESLIRSVSHGIYARKMGGGSVSPGTGDYNFAVNEAYMIRNGEIAEPLRGASLVGNGAQDLLNIVGVAGDLSLGQGMCGSISGSLPTDVGQPHILVSEITVGGRA, encoded by the coding sequence ATGATGCTCGACGAAACACTGGTCAGTGACGTGCTGACGCTTGCCCGCGCGGGCGGCGCGGACTTCGCGGAGCTGTTTATGGAAGACACCGTGAACACCACCCTGCGCCTTCACCAGGGCGAGGTCAAAGACGCCGGGGGCGGCAATCTGTTCGGCGCCGGCCTGCGGCTGCTGTACGGCACCCGCGTGGTCTACGCCTACACCAACGACGTGACCGCCTCTGGCCTGCGTGAACTTGCCAGTGCGGTGGCCAGCGCCCGTGGGAGCACCGGAGAGGTGGAGCGCAGCGGTGCGGGGGGCCTGGACTTCCGCAAGGTCAATGTCACGCCGCACTACCGCGCTCAGCAGCACCCCCTGACGGCCGCCAAGCGCGAGAAACTGGCCCTGATGCGCCGCGCTTCGGGCGCCGCACAGGTTGGTGACGTCAAGACCGTGGATGTGAATTACCTCGACCGCGTGCAGCGCGTCCTGATCGCCAACAGCGAGGGCCTGTGGGCCGAGGACGAGCGGGTCCAGAGCCGGCTGAGCGTCAGCGCCATCGCGCAGGACGGCACGCTGCGCCAGAGCGGCTTTTACGGTCCGGGCGCCAGCCAGGGCCTGGAATTCTTCGACACCGTCACGCCCGAGAGCATTGGCGCCGAGGCCGCGCGCATCGCCAACGCCATGCTGCGCGCAGGCTACGCTCCGGCCGGCAAGCTGCCGGTCGTGATCGGCAACGAGTTCGGCGGCGTCATTTTCCACGAGGCCTGCGGGCACATCCTGGAAACGACCGCCGTGGAGAAGAACGCCAGCGTCTTTGCCGACAAGTTCGGCCAGCGCATCGCGCAGGACTGCGTGAGCGCGGTGGACGACGGCACCCTGCCCGGTTCATGGGGCATGGTCAACGTGGACGACGAGGGCATGCCTGCCCAGCGCACGGTCCTAATCGAGAAGGGCATTCTCAAGTCGTTCCTGGTGGACCGCGTGGGTGAAATGAAAACCGGCTATGCTCGCACCGGCTCGGGGCGCCGTCAGAACTACACCTTCGCGCCGGCCAGCCGCATGCGCTCGACCTTTATCGACAACGGCGACCAGACCCCCGAGAGCCTGATCCGCAGCGTCTCGCACGGCATCTACGCCCGCAAGATGGGCGGCGGCAGCGTTTCTCCCGGCACCGGCGACTACAACTTCGCGGTCAACGAGGCATACATGATCCGGAACGGCGAGATCGCCGAACCCCTGCGCGGTGCCTCGCTGGTGGGCAACGGCGCGCAGGACCTGCTGAACATCGTGGGGGTCGCCGGCGACCTCAGCCTGGGACAGGGCATGTGCGGCAGCATCTCGGGCTCCCTGCCCACCGACGTGGGGCAGCCGCACATTCTGGTGTCCGAAATCACCGTGGGAGGCCGCGCATGA
- a CDS encoding DUF3006 domain-containing protein, with protein MKEPAHSPAQGERWIVDAVEDAPGGPVARLEREDGRTFTLPLRVLPTGLREGDLLAVHDGPDGATAQILPQETRARRAAAQRRLEALNREGHVHFDDDGEITL; from the coding sequence ATGAAGGAACCTGCCCACTCCCCAGCCCAGGGCGAACGCTGGATCGTGGACGCGGTCGAGGACGCGCCCGGTGGTCCGGTCGCCCGGCTGGAGCGCGAGGACGGCCGGACGTTTACCCTGCCGCTGCGGGTGCTGCCCACAGGGCTGCGTGAAGGCGACCTGCTGGCGGTTCACGATGGTCCGGACGGTGCCACCGCACAGATCCTGCCCCAGGAAACCCGGGCACGCCGGGCCGCTGCACAGAGGCGGCTGGAGGCGCTGAATCGAGAGGGCCACGTGCACTTTGACGACGATGGAGAAATCACGCTGTGA